In the genome of Brachypodium distachyon strain Bd21 chromosome 3, Brachypodium_distachyon_v3.0, whole genome shotgun sequence, the window TGGTGGATTGACTTAGGTGCAACCATTCATGTTGCAAACTCCTTGCAGGGATTAAGTTTGATCCGTACCATAaaggcaagaacaagaagcattAAATTCGTCAATGGGAAGGAAGCCGATGTTGAAGCCGTGGGGACTCTCACATTGGAGCTACACAGCGGCTTTCATCTACATTTGAATAATGTCCTTTATGTACCTACATTAAGTAGGAATTTAATTTAAGTTTCTTGCTTCGACGATATTTCTATTGCATGTTTGTTTGTAAATCAACGATGCGTTATCAAATATTGTAATAATGACGTTGGCCTCGGTGTCAGACGAGGCAAATTATATATGTTAATGCTTAATTCTTTGGTTAATGTTTTAAATGTGAATGATGTTAGTTTTGAATGATGAATGTAATGCTAAGAAGAAATGGAGAAACACAAGTACTTCTTCAAAATTGTGGCATCGTCGCTTAGGCCACATTTCGAGGGGGAGAATGGAATGCCttattaaaaatgaaattctTCTCCCATTAGACTTCTCAGATGCAGACAAGTGTATTGACTGCATTAAaggaaaatatgaaaaaacGATTAAGAAGGGAGCTACAAGAGCCTCATGGGTCCTCGAATTAATTCATACTGACATATGCGGACCCTTAAGCTGAGAACGGGATTGTTGCCCAATATTCAATGCCTGGTGAACCTCAGCAAAATGGTGTGGCTGAGCGTCGCAAGGGCACACTCATGGATATGGTGTGAAATATGCTCACTCATGCAAGTTTGCCAGTTAGCCTATGGATGGAGGCTTTAAAGACAACTGCGCACATATTAAATCTCGCTCCAACAAAGTCAACACCGAACACACCTGAGATGTGGACGGGAAAGAAGCCGAGTTTGAACTATCTGTGTGTGGGGGGCTGCCCTGCAGAAGCAAGAATTTTCAATCCACAACTTCAGAAATTAGATCCAAAAACGATAAGTTGCCATTTTATTGGATACCCTCATATTGGAAAGGGATACCGTTTTTATTGTCCGGGTCACACCACTAAATTTGTAGAGACCCGACAAGCGGTATTTTTTGAGGATAATGAAGTCACGGAAATAAGGGAAATTAATCTTGAGGAGAAACGGGTATGTGTCCCATCCCCGGCCATCCAAGAGATTTATTTCCCAATACGAAATATTAACGTGACACGGAATGTTGAACCTGAGGTTCGTCGCTCAGGCGCTCAACCAAATGGAGATCCTGAAACAGAAGAAGGTCCCCAGCCAACTGGAGACCAAGAAAATGAGGATCCTCAATCAGAAAATGATCCTCCACCATCACCTCCTGTGAGAAGATCACAACGTGAAAGAAAGAAGGCCATCCCAGATGATTATGTCACTTTTATGAGTGATGATATAAATGATGTTGGAAAGGTGGAGGACCCATCCTCATATAAGGAGGCGATCAAAAGCGAAAACTCGTCTAAGTGGGTAACTGCCATGGAGGAAGAGTTGAAATCTATGGACACAAATAATGTTTGGGACTTGGTAGAAATTCCCAATGGAGCTAAATGGGTAGGCTGCAAGTGGGTCTACAAAACTAAATATGACTCCAAAGGGAATGTCGAAAGATTTAAAGCAAAGTTTGTCGCAAAAGGGTTTACATAGCGAGAGGGAATCGATTACAACGAGACTTTTTCTCCTGTGTCATCCAAAGATTCTTTTAGAATCATTATGGCATTAGTGGCTCATAATGATCTAGAGCTACATCAAATTGACGTTAAAACGGCATTCCTAAATGGTGGTTTAAATGAAGATGTATACATGACTCAACCGGAAGGTTTTGTGGTGGAAGGGAAAGAACATTTAGCATGTCGTCTGAAGAAGTCAATCTATGGCTTGAATCAAGCTTCAAGACAATGGTACCTCAAGTTCGATAAGATTATCAGAACTTTAGGTTTTACGGAAAATGTTGTGGACAACTGCATATACGTCAAATTTAAAGACAGTCGCTTCACAAATTTAGTCCTacatgtggatgacatattgttgGCATGTAGCGATAAGGATATGCTATATGAAACCAAGAATTTTTTGTCATCtaattttgatatgaaagatctcgGTGAAGTCTCATATGCCCTTGGCATTGAGATTCATCGAGATAGGTCTAAATGCACATTAGAACTATCACAGAAAGCATACTTTGAGAGGGTACTGaagaaatacaatatgcaCAAGTGCTCCTCCTCACCTGCTCCTGTAGTCAAGGGCGATAAGTTTGGGACATTCAATGCCCCATAAACCAAATTGAAACTGATCAAATGAAGCATGCTCCTTACACTTCAGCTGTCGGAAGCATTATGTATGCACAAGTATGTACACGCCCTGACTTATCTTATGTTACCGGGATGCTTGGCAGATACCAATCGAATTCAGGACCAGACCACTGGAAGGCCGCAAAGAAAGTCTTGCGTTATATGCAAGGTACTAAATATTACATGCTAACGTATCGAAAATCTGATAACCTGGAAGTTGTTGGTTATTCAGATGTTGATTTTGCCGGGTGTGTGGATACTAAGAAATCCACGTCAGGTTATATATTCACACTCGCTGGGGGAGCCATATCGTGGAAAAGCTCCAAGCAAACTTTGACTGCTTCATCTACGATGCAAGCGGAATTTGTAGCATGTTTGGAGGCCACTGGGTGGAATTTGTAGCATGTTTGGAGGCCACTGGGCAGGCTGTATGGCTAAAGAGTTTTATTCCCGGACTTAAAGTGGTAGCCAGCATTTCTAAACCACTGGCGTTGTACTGTGATAATGAACCCGCGGTTTTCTATACAAGTAACAACAAGTCAAGTGCTGCTGCCAAGCACATTGACATAAAGTATCATGTTGTGAAAGATAGAATCCATGATCAAACCATTGATGTCAAGCATATCAGCACCACTCATATGCTTGCGGATTCACCACCCAGTATTTTTTGTGATCATGTTGCCGGCATGGGACTACTGGAAGCTTAATGATCCTGGAAATTTAAGGGACCAATAAAGGGAACCACTCCCAATAAGAAAAATGTTATCTTTTGAAACAGGCTGCTATACTATAAGTATAGTGGAAATTTCGTGCGCTGCCACGGTCCAAACACAAGATGGTCGTCACTTGTATACACTATCTAAGGATTCTAATCTTCCCGGCCCAAAGCATATAAATCTAACACACTAAAAAACTGAAGGATGTGAGTACATCTATATAAATACACAAGGTGGCCTCGTACAACAGATGCAAAAGATACTTATTGATTGGGAAATCGAATCGGGTTGGGCTGATTCAGATTGGCCAAATCTCTTCCTGCTATTCCTCCTCTTATGGTTTTATTATATTCTAATTGTAATCTCCCTTTCCTCTTTGTCTTCCCTGACCATGAACTAATTGCaagaaataaatgaaacaagatCAGAAACATGAACATTTGGAAGAAAGATCTGAACCATGAATGGAAAGTAACAAGATCtgtcataaaaaaaatgcaagaacaaatatctggaaagaacaaacaaccaaaacagaatctcagaaaaaaggaaaaaaaatctccatcgCCCTATGTCCTAATAGAGGCCGAGTTCATTGAATTTGTTGAATCAAGGAATGAATCTGAATGAGGAGCTCATGAGAGGTGAAGCACAAGGCAGTGGATCGTTCTGTCCTCACTGACCCCACATCTCCTTGTCTCTGCCTGGATCTCGTCGGACTACGCCTCATTAGCTGCGGTGCTTCGCCTCTAGAGACAGGGCAACCGGGGCAAGCCGTGGTCGGGGAAGAGGGAATGAGGCATGGTCATGGAAGAGGGGTGACGCTCCGATTCTGCCGATCTCGCCACGGTGCACGCAGCCAACgcaaagaaggccaaggccatgtGCGGTTGCAGCGAGCTCGCGAGGGCTGTCGCCGCTTCATGCGGCGCCTCTTCTGCTGTTGCTGCCTCGGCGGCCATGGTTGACTTTCACGTGCGTGAGCGACTTCAGAGACACGTCgcctctctctcatctccACGGCTCGTCCACCTCATCTTCCCCGATGGACTGGCTCATCGACTCTCTCTCAGActgtttattatccatggcggcggcggcggatccagTCTCCATGACGGCGTGCGCaggggaggagcgcggcggcgatgggcCGTCCATAGATCTTTCCTGGCGGAGACGGCGCTCgtagaggaggagggcggctgcGGCGTGTAGAACGAGAAGCGAGgcttgcggcggagggaggagaagcagcGGTCGAAGGAGGCGGCGAGTGCTGGTCAGGTAGACAAGAGAGAGGGTTTTTTTTACGAAGGGAGGGGGGTTCGCATCGGGACGTACAAGAGGGGGCGCGGTGGCATACTCATGTAAATTTAATGAAGTTGACGTACGGCGCCCGCGGCAATCcgaccaactccaatttattATATAGTAATACTATAAGTATTGAGTTTCAAAGACATATTATCGGTCATTGTAACACCTTACTTTGGTATGATATTCCTGTGGAAAGGGACGAATGTAAATAAGCCTAACGATTAAGGGGGAGAATGTTGGTTGGTCTCGGCTTAGACTGAGTAAGATGGGATTAGGATAAGGGTGGGGCCCACGAACCAACGTTCGTGGCCTTATCTCAACTAAACGCACCCTGATCGGGGGTGCCAAACCAATCGATGGTTCTGGTCCCCTGTCGTGCAGTGCTATATAAGAAAGGAGGATCGGCAGCAAACGGATAAAGAGATTGGTTCTCGTTTTGCTCACGTACTCCCGAAACGCTAACAAACCCAAACCGATCTGGGGAGCACTGACCACGACGAGAAGACCCGAGCTTGCTGCTCCCGTCCCGGGGCAGTGCAGGTGGCGGCCagaaggaaggaggagctTCACCAGAACACCTCCAtcgactacttcctctacgGCATCGCCACTGCGTCAACTCTCCACCGACTCCACAGTAATGGCGTCCTCCTCCATCGCACGTATGAATCACCTTAATCTCTCTACTGTTAGTGCTCTATTAATGGCCAGTTCATGTTTAAGTTTAATCTAATAATCATTAAGTTATAACACATGTGAGATGCAAATCGCTAATTTTCATCGATCAAGAAATAccagaaaacaacaacatagAAACACCACGCGAGAGCCGGAGAGCCCAAAATACATCAAACTTTGCTTGCTGGACTTCCATTTCTGGACGACATCAAATTAATGATTTCCTTCCATTTCCGATTTTAAGCAAGAAGAAACCCCGTTTCCGTTTCCACTGCGTAAACCCACGGTGAAGAACACGGCACCGTTTCACAGATCACGTCCGGATCGGCGCCGAAACGGGGAAAGGGGACCCCACACGTCATCCCCACGGCTCTGAAAACCGCCCTGAGGCCGTCCCCACATGTCATCGGCACACACACGGCTGCAAAAACCGCTCGCACCAAAGCGGCAGGGGTACCCGGGTACGGGGAGCGTTTATCACGGACGGCTGGCCCGCAGCCGGACGGAGAAGGGAGAAAATAAATCGCGGAAGCAGAGAGAATCCCAACGCCTGCCCCTGTCCACCTCCCTCGGCTCCTCCCCTCGAGAAAGGAGAAATTTCTCTCCCTGTCTTTTTGATTCGTAAACAAACTCCAAGAGCCGTCCCCGCCTCTCCTCCCTTGTCCCCTCGATAAACCCCCGCTCCCTCCCCAACCAATCCaatccatggcggcggcggcgtcatcggcggcggcgggtgggggcggcaggagcagcagcagggacATACGGCTGACGGTGCAGGAGGCGGCGAAGAAGCTGGCGCTGTGGCACACGGCCACGTTCCGGCCCATACTCACCCACGACGACCTCGAGCCCATCCTCTACGCCGCGGGCTTCGTCGCGCTGCCGCtcgccccgcccccgccgcccccgccggcgccggagacggggacggggacggAGGATCATCAGGAGCGGCCGGCCGTGCTGTGGAGGGAGTACGCCTTCCTCGGCGGCGGaaccggcggaggcggagggggtGGGCCGCGTGGTAATGCGGTGGTGGGCTGGACGGGCCCAAGGCCGCGGCTGCCGTACCCGCGCGTCGACGCGCTGCACATCCGCACGTACCAGGCCTTcctcggcgccgtcgaggtcTACCTCGGCGCCGCCCGTGTGCCCAACCTCTTCCACGTCAGGTCCGTCCCGTCAGTCCCATCCCTTTCCGAATATTTCCGAATATGTGTTGCAGTGTTTGTACTagaacaggaaaaaaaaaacagagcagATAAAATATGTTTTCTGGTTCGATCAGTGTGCGCGCGCCTATATGAGGCTAAGAACCATGGAAATTTGAAGGACGTCTGTGTATAAGCGGTGATAGCTCGGATTAGATAGTGGATGTTCAGTACTCTACTTCTGACTCGTTGCCGGCCGTCATCTCTCAAATGATCACGGACAGGGCAGCGTCGTTTTGCTGTTCTGAAAACTTGAAAAGgtgcccagcagcagcagcagctctaCGCTGTTGTTGAGGATAGATTTTCGTTACTGTACGTTAGCTGTGGCATACTGGCCTACGGCTTAATAAGATTGATAGAATACTCATATTAACAAGGTATACCTTCTTTTCCGGTAGCCCATCCGAAAGGAACCTCAAAGTTAAGCGTGGTTGGCTGAGAGCAATTTGAGGATGGGTGACCGACCAGAAAGTTTCTCCCGAGAGAGCATGAGTGAGGACAAAGTGCGCTGGAAAGACATATGTTGGTCTGTGGGGCCAGTCTTGAAGCCTAGAGAGCTGCCAGGAGTGACGCTAGGGCGTTACAGTAGCCACGCTGATTCAAGGATTAGTTATAGAACATATCGAATTCTGAACTTGCTGAAATAAACGCTCAATTGTTTATTGTCTTGACACAGTTGGTGTGTTGGCCGGCCCAGGATCGACTCCTCATACTGCTCTATTAATATGTTGGCTAGTTCCTCCTAGCCAGCCACTTCATTTTCATAAATGAGAGTAATTGCTATGAACATCGAGTGAAAGAAATATTTTTTGGAATACTAATACGTAGTGCGAGTCATGCTTTTGATAAATCGGGTTGATATCTTTCTTAAGTATgttgatattttatttttaaatgaCTATTTTTACTATCGAaatcattattattattatgatgatgatgatgaaatgTTTAATTTccaaaatataattttttttagtaacTTAAACTATCTAGTTGTATAGTTTGTTACGGAGTAGTGTTGGTACTTTGTTATTTGCACTTCATCTATTTCGTACGGCGATATGTACGTACTAACCGGATCTGAGAAAAGTATGTTTTTCATCGCTCAACTTGTCAAAAAGTACGCAAATAGTTGCCGAGTTTTCAGGTCAAGCGGGTTGAGTAATGGGGACGGGAACGAGGGTCGAGAATCGGTGTTGACCAAAACTACTACTACGGAACGATTACGGTATACACCTGATTGACAGCGGGGACGCAATCCACACGATCTGGGGAGGATGACTCTGGAACGATTAGGAAACGAACATTAATTCATAGTTGGATTACAGCTGAGGTTAGAAAATATACATTAATTGATAGTTGTCTAATTACATTGATTTGAGTTAGTATTGGAAATTAGGCCTTAATTTCTAGTTGCCTAATGAATCAGACTCAATTAATGGGTTTATCATTACCTCTTATAAGGTAGTATATGAAGTATATGACTAATTTGATATTatatttattgttttatttctaaattaataaaatattttttgaaacattATTAGATATTAACAGTGAGAGAGATATAACACTAAAATAAGTCGAATATGTAAGCTGAATAACATTCTTTTGTATTCATATTTGATTATATGTAATTATTAATATTTTAGAGCAATTTGGTCTTATTATTTAGTAAATTTAGATATACATTTAATTCTACTTGTCGTTAAAGAATGTGacatttagtttttttaaaacGAATAGAGCTAAAATACTACTCATACTTATTCAATTCATGTAGGTAACTTAGCACTCTCCTGTATGTTCTCATGTATGTTGATTTTACCCGCTTCCTATCTTTTTATGCCCCTCTAACTCACATACTTATATAGCCCGTTAGCCACCCATAGCCATTGGATGCTTGACGGTTGTCAGTTGCAAAGATAATAGGCCTGATGAAGGTTGTAAATGGTTGTTAGCAAATTTCAATAAGTTATTAAAATAGTCAAATACTATGCACTTGcaaattttatgaaaacaATATTCTACTTGAGTTAAGCACAATCATAAAATGAATGTAGGgcaaataaaacaattgtatGTTCGAAAATGCAAATGAACATATTTTACAAATATAATAATATTTGCAGTACACCCAGTATTCTGACATGGGCATATGCATATTTGTTAGGGGATGTGTTAAAATTAAGGGAAGTTTGGAGGCGTGAGATCAGGTGTTGCTAGGGATCTGTTTTTGCAAATCATGCTAATCTTTTGCAACTATTAGTTTGCACTGAAATTAATTAATCTTGGGTTGTTTGGTTTGTCATCTCGAATCAGCTGCCTGTGGCTGTTTATCTTACCAAATTTTGCTAGCCCAAAGAATAGGCGAGCTGTGTGAAAAAATGcatctgaaattctgaataTAACTAATTCTGGTTCTTTCATTTCTCTTCCGTTCAGATGCATGCCAGTGACGACGAAGCAGGACCGGGTATTTGACAAGGTCTTCAGGGCCATGAGGAACGACCAGGAAGGCATCATTGTCTACCGTGATGGCACCCTGGATGAAACAACCTTCAACGCTGTCTGCAGCGAGCACACCGCCATCGAGGAAGTCGGGTACCATGTCATCCCTGGCAACGCCTCCAGCGAGTTCGATTATGTCCGGCACAGCAAGATCCACGGCAACTGCGACAAGGAGTCTTGCAAGGGCTGCCCTGGCTATATTGACGTCGTCCTGCTCAAGGACCTCTTCCCCAGACCCAGCAGAAACGTGTTGGTCTGAAGGTCAGAAACCTGTCGCAATTTCCGTTATGATTGATGGAAAATAGTGAAACTCGGTTCCAAAAAGGTAGATGCGGAGAGGTGAGCCAGCTAGTGGCTTGTTAGCGAGGCTTGAGATGGATGATTCATGGTGgctgttgtgtttattgtgttgGTTTATTATTCGTTCCTTCTCCAAGTTTTGTGTAATCCATCTGCTGCATATATGTGTCTGCACCGTGAGGCAGTAAGTTTTGTCGACATAATAAGGTTTGCAGAAAAGTTTGTAGCGGATTTGTGAACAATAATGCcaagaagagaaaagagaatGCTAGTGGTTCTGCATGCAATTTTCCTGTGGGTTAATTGTCTGATCATTGTGGCGCAACAATTTGTGCCTCAACAGCACTTTAACAAttgtggtgtgtgtgtgtgtgtgtgatctTCTCTTACTCCATGGAGAAGGGAAGCATCTGTTTGTTGGTTACATTATTAGCCTTTTTGTTTATCAAGTAAGAAAATGAAGTCGTATATCACGCAGCTGCTCTCCTTAGTCAACTAGGGGAAAAAGCAAATAATTGACTAGTAATTTATATCCAACAGGGTAGAATTAATAATGATGATGCGGTTCAGAGCCCAGGCTAAGGCAAAGAAATACCAAACTTGCACCATGGTCCATTTGCTGTCGATCTCACACGGctctccttttttctttccccgGCCCCCACACTTCCACCTATGTCATGCGCTTCTTTTACCTTTTGCGCTTTTGCTCTTTTTGTAACCATTAGATACGTCCTGCAGATCTCCAGACATTCCAAACTGTATTCCAGGACCAGCCTGCAGGGGAGGCACTACTACTGCTACACCTCAAAAGCGAGCTTGGACTCGTCAATGGCGTACCACACCTAGTTACGTCCATGTCAATGTGAGCATCAGAATTTGTATACTAGCAAGATGGAGTCATCCCCTTCGGGTCAAATTTTGAgtaaattttttgaactggCAAGTTTGTAGTGACGTATCTAGAAGTGAAACATAAACGGAATTAATCCCGATTGCATCCCTGCCTCACCTCAGAACTCATCTTCATCATAATATGCCTTTCTTGGAGCATACACATCTCATCTGCGCCACCGGTAACAACTGTAGCTAGCACATGATCGACATGATCGATgacatgaaaaaccaaaagaGACTGACGTACAGCAACACATACATATACTACGTGGATCAATGCAAGGCTGAAAATCAACATCGAGACTTGAGCTCAGGGCCAGGGAGTAACAAGTAAAACTAGCAGCTAGCAGCAAGAGAGAcctaagctagctaggcctCGATCATCGGTACGACCACCCACAGCAGCGGCCGGTCAGGCGCGCTCTTCTCCATGTAGACCGCGACCGGGCTGATCGAGCTTCCTttgggaaaaagaaaagtgcTCCGTAGAATCGACAGGCAGCTGGTGTGGTGTAGGTATTGGTGGCTTGAAAAACACCAGGAATCTCTCTTGGGGCGCCGGCGTCTCCTTTAACCTTTTCCCTTCATCACATCCTGCCGGTGGCTCTTTTCGCTTTTCCCAGACTTGTGGTTCTGCTATAAGTGCCCTGCTCCGTCGACCTCATCGTGTTCGATTCTAttctccttcttttcttccgcCCGCCGTCGTCTTGAACGCCGGCAATTCATAGACGGTGTAGTTAATTAAGATCGCCGGCCGGTgtgctcgatcgatcgcctTCATGGAGGTATGCATGGATCGAATCCATTGCTCTTCAATTCATTTGGTTGTTGAATTTGTCCGTGTCAGTGTGTGAGGCTAGCTCAAACTGCTATTCCTAGTTCAATTACCTTTTGCCTCTTCAGAATGATCGAAGAGGAATTTGTGTTTAATTCGTGAGATAAATTAACGGATCATGTGCGCCTCTCTCAACATACTCCAGTTGCTAGAGGACACTAGCTAGTTCCAATGCATGTCGGTTGGAACTACGTATAAATATTTTAGCCTTCGTGTATATATGCCCTAAACCGCCGTAAGCAAATGCATGTACTAGTGCTCTCAGTTTCACGAGAGATGGAATTTTGGCAAACAAAATGTTTCGATTTTCTcgacaaagaaaataaaaaaagattgcATGCACTATCTAtatatgtactccgtatttatCTTCGCATGTAAGTACATTTTTCGCATGATGACCGGTGCATATCTGCATGTGCACGACATGATTAAGTTACCTGCGGTGGTTCCCTGACCCTGACCCCGTAGATTATGAAATGCATTACGCAGAGCACCGAACTCAAAGTGGAGATGGTGGCGCTGCACGAGAAGAGGGTACGGAAATGCCTCTCCAAAGTGAaaggtacgtacgtactacaCTCAACACCCACACCAAAATCTAAAGCCGGCTTGGCTTTGATCATCCCATCCATCCATACGGATCAGACCGATATGATCTCTCCTTTAATTCACCAAGTACCAACAAGCTAGACAATGCCATGAATGAATATCTACCTTTAATTCTCACTGTAGACTGAATGAATATATAATGGATATGATCATATATGCAGGGGTGGAgagggtggaggtggaggggaGCATCCAGAAGGTGGTGGTGACGGGCTACGCCAACCGGAACAAGATCCTCAAGGCGCTCAGGAGGGTGGGGCTCAGGGCCGAGCTCTGGTCGCCGCGGAACGAGCTGCTGCTCACCACCTACGCCGCCGGGAGCTTCGCCTTCAACAACTACGCCTTCTTCTGATCCCCTCATATATGATATCTCCGGTGGCTGAAGCCTGACGATCGATGATACATACCCCGGGTTCTAGGCTTCAATTCTAGCTGGTGCTTGTTTGATGGGTGTTGCTTTCGTTAATTTCTTTGCTTTTATGTGCCTTGGATGGCTTTTTATCTTTTCTTACCATGTGTGTACATAGGTtacaagtttttcttttttcaactTTGTGTTATGAAGACATGGGATTAAGTTGGTGACAAAGATGCATGGACAAACACTCCAATGTATGGCTATAGCCCTTAATGTTCAGGGAAAAAAATTTACAATATTCACTATGCGTGTGTTGTTGTTATTTTCCGGGGGGAAACAAGAGAAAACTAAGTGGAAGGTTCTGTccctttctattttttttttccggtcAAGTCTTTGATTTATTGAGTCGGGGGATAAAATAGTGACTTCGAACACTAATGAAGTTCATAAGTAAGTTTTTCGTGGAAATATAACCTTTGGCTTTGGCACAACAAGAAGCCATGGATGCTTGATAGTGGGTCCCCCAAATTGATGGTTATTTTTACTTTGCTTTAAAATTCGTTTTAGACTGTTGGTGCTAGTTTGGCACGGGGCCTCGCGGGTGGAATATGAATAtcagagagagaagaaaagggaTCCCTCCgaataaaagagaaaaaaagttttttc includes:
- the LOC100839717 gene encoding heavy metal-associated isoprenylated plant protein 28, yielding MESTELKVEMVALHEKRVRKCLSKVKGVERVEVEGSIQKVVVTGYANRNKILKALRRVGLRAELWSPRNELLLTTYAAGSFAFNNYAFF
- the LOC100824822 gene encoding uncharacterized protein LOC100824822 encodes the protein MAAAASSAAAGGGGRSSSRDIRLTVQEAAKKLALWHTATFRPILTHDDLEPILYAAGFVALPLAPPPPPPPAPETGTGTEDHQERPAVLWREYAFLGGGTGGGGGGGPRGNAVVGWTGPRPRLPYPRVDALHIRTYQAFLGAVEVYLGAARVPNLFHVRCMPVTTKQDRVFDKVFRAMRNDQEGIIVYRDGTLDETTFNAVCSEHTAIEEVGYHVIPGNASSEFDYVRHSKIHGNCDKESCKGCPGYIDVVLLKDLFPRPSRNVLV